Proteins found in one Serinicoccus marinus DSM 15273 genomic segment:
- a CDS encoding uracil-xanthine permease family protein produces MRWTVHGDGRRIAPGEVVGPGERLAWLPTVGIGMQHVVAMFGATFLVPLITGFPPSTTLLFSGLGTALFLLVTAGQVPSYLGSSFAFLAPIAAAQAEHGPAGALGGVVLAGIGLAAVGMVVQLVGHHWIARLMPPVVTGTIVALIGLNLAPAAWGNVQEAPVTALATLVAILLCTVLFRGLLGRLSILLGVLVGYAVALLRGEVDTSVLADAGWLGAPPLMAPEFHLGVVGLFLPVVLVLVAENVGHVKSVAQMTGDSADALDHMLGHTLLSDGLATTLAGAGGGSGTTTYAENIGVMAATRVYSTAAYWVAALTAVALAFLPKFGALIQTVPAGVLGGAATVLYGMIGILGVRIWVENRVDFGNPINLSTAAVALVVGIANYTWATGALTFEGIALGTAAALLVFHGMRAINRVTGAVDPRPAPGAAPRERAGRLEDRTTHPKGHHS; encoded by the coding sequence GCAGCACGTGGTGGCGATGTTCGGCGCCACCTTCCTCGTCCCGCTCATCACCGGCTTCCCGCCGAGCACGACGCTGCTCTTCAGCGGCCTCGGCACGGCGCTGTTCCTGCTCGTCACGGCGGGCCAGGTGCCGTCCTACCTCGGCTCCAGCTTCGCCTTCCTCGCGCCGATCGCCGCCGCGCAGGCGGAGCACGGGCCGGCCGGTGCCCTCGGCGGGGTGGTGCTGGCCGGAATCGGCCTCGCGGCCGTCGGGATGGTCGTGCAGCTCGTCGGGCACCACTGGATCGCCCGCCTCATGCCGCCGGTGGTCACCGGCACCATCGTCGCGCTCATCGGGCTCAACCTCGCGCCCGCCGCGTGGGGCAACGTCCAGGAGGCCCCGGTCACGGCGCTGGCCACCCTCGTCGCGATCCTGCTCTGCACCGTCCTCTTCCGCGGTCTGCTCGGCCGCCTGTCGATCCTGCTCGGCGTCCTCGTGGGGTATGCCGTCGCGCTGCTCCGCGGCGAGGTCGACACCTCCGTGCTCGCCGACGCCGGCTGGCTGGGTGCGCCGCCGCTCATGGCCCCGGAGTTCCACCTCGGGGTGGTGGGGCTCTTCCTGCCGGTCGTCCTCGTCCTCGTGGCCGAGAACGTCGGGCACGTGAAGTCGGTGGCGCAGATGACCGGTGACTCGGCCGACGCGCTCGACCACATGCTGGGGCACACCCTGCTCTCCGACGGTCTGGCGACCACCCTCGCCGGGGCCGGCGGTGGTTCGGGGACCACCACCTACGCCGAGAACATCGGCGTCATGGCGGCGACGCGGGTCTACTCCACGGCGGCCTACTGGGTGGCGGCCCTCACCGCGGTCGCCCTGGCCTTCCTGCCGAAGTTCGGGGCGCTCATCCAGACCGTGCCCGCCGGCGTGCTCGGCGGCGCCGCCACGGTGCTCTACGGCATGATCGGGATCCTCGGCGTGCGCATCTGGGTGGAGAACCGCGTCGACTTCGGCAACCCGATCAACCTCTCGACCGCGGCGGTCGCCCTCGTCGTCGGGATCGCGAACTACACCTGGGCCACCGGTGCGCTGACCTTCGAGGGCATCGCGCTCGGCACGGCCGCCGCCCTGCTCGTCTTCCACGGGATGCGGGCGATCAACCGGGTGACCGGGGCGGTCGACCCCCGACCCGCGCCGGGTGCCGCCCCGCGGGAGCGGGCCGGTAGACTGGAGGACCGAACCACCCACCCGAAGGGACATCACTCGTGA
- a CDS encoding F0F1 ATP synthase subunit epsilon has translation MSALQVELVAADRKVWEGEASMVSARSIEGDLGIMPGHTPVLAVLVQGQVRITAGGSAQEVTIDGGFLSVDEDKVVIVAERVDAGSLATS, from the coding sequence GTGAGTGCACTGCAGGTCGAGCTCGTCGCAGCGGACCGCAAGGTCTGGGAGGGCGAGGCGTCGATGGTGAGCGCCCGCAGCATCGAGGGCGACCTCGGCATCATGCCGGGCCACACCCCCGTGCTCGCGGTCCTGGTCCAGGGTCAGGTGCGCATCACCGCCGGAGGCTCGGCGCAGGAGGTCACCATCGACGGGGGCTTCCTCTCCGTCGACGAGGACAAGGTGGTCATCGTCGCCGAGCGGGTCGACGCCGGCTCGCTGGCCACGAGCTGA
- a CDS encoding DUF2550 family protein — MTGSLVLVLMAVVGGLVILGLGLFTFHLAGQRGSTCPSMPAAYRSDDAEAWRRGTLCFTEDRLALRGRGGLSVGPWMRGNLDLGVAGALDPQDAADLGGAQLIQVPVRYGTARFELALGEQHYTALRSWVEAVPPGWNSQVA, encoded by the coding sequence ATGACCGGCTCCCTCGTCCTGGTGCTCATGGCCGTCGTCGGCGGCCTGGTCATCCTGGGACTGGGGCTGTTCACCTTCCACCTGGCCGGGCAGCGGGGCAGCACCTGCCCGTCGATGCCCGCCGCCTACCGCTCCGACGACGCCGAGGCGTGGCGTCGCGGCACCCTGTGCTTCACCGAGGACCGCCTCGCCCTCCGGGGACGGGGCGGTCTGTCCGTCGGCCCGTGGATGCGCGGCAACCTCGACCTCGGCGTGGCCGGCGCGCTGGATCCGCAGGACGCCGCGGACCTGGGTGGCGCCCAGCTCATCCAGGTGCCGGTGCGCTACGGCACGGCACGCTTCGAGCTCGCGCTCGGCGAGCAGCACTACACCGCGCTGCGGTCCTGGGTCGAGGCCGTCCCCCCGGGCTGGAACTCCCAGGTCGCCTAG
- a CDS encoding cob(I)yrinic acid a,c-diamide adenosyltransferase: protein MVNLTRIYTRTGDDGSTALGDNGRTSKTDVRLAAYADTDETNSVIGVALACGDLPEEIRSTLARVQNDLFDVGADLCMPLRASYPWEPLRVRAEWVEELEADCDRYNADLPTLRSFVLPGGSAGAALLHQARTVARRAERSTWAALAEYGDQPSGEGAEKGEGGVNPLTATYLNRLSDLLFILARVAARAGDGEVLWQPGGGREQA, encoded by the coding sequence ATGGTCAACCTGACGCGCATCTACACCCGCACCGGCGACGACGGCAGCACCGCGCTGGGCGACAACGGCCGGACGTCCAAGACCGACGTGCGGCTGGCGGCCTACGCGGACACTGACGAGACCAACTCGGTGATCGGGGTCGCGCTGGCCTGCGGTGACCTTCCGGAGGAGATCCGGAGCACCCTCGCCCGCGTCCAGAACGACCTCTTCGACGTGGGGGCCGACCTGTGCATGCCGCTGCGGGCGAGCTATCCCTGGGAGCCGCTGCGCGTCCGGGCCGAGTGGGTCGAGGAGCTGGAGGCCGACTGCGACCGCTACAACGCCGACCTGCCGACGCTGCGCTCGTTCGTCCTGCCCGGTGGTTCGGCCGGGGCGGCCCTGCTCCACCAGGCGCGCACCGTCGCCCGACGCGCCGAGCGGTCCACCTGGGCAGCCCTCGCGGAGTACGGCGACCAGCCCTCGGGCGAGGGCGCGGAGAAGGGCGAGGGCGGGGTCAACCCCCTCACCGCGACCTATCTCAACCGGCTCTCCGACCTGCTCTTCATCCTGGCCCGGGTCGCGGCGCGGGCCGGCGATGGCGAGGTCCTGTGGCAGCCCGGCGGCGGGCGGGAGCAGGCCTAG